GGCGATGACGGCCCAGACGGGCAGCAGCCGCCCGAGCGGAATGCACAGCAGCATGAAGGCCGAGACGAGCAGGCCCAGCTTCGGGTCGGCGCGCAGGTACCAGAGCAGGCTGGTGAACCAGCACACCATGGCGAGCGTCAGCACGCCGCCGGGGAGCACCGGCACGGGGACCAGCTTCACCCAGTCCAGCATCGCCACGATGTGCAGGACGATGATGGGGATGGCGATCTTGTGGGTGAGGCGGTTGGTGGGGTGCTGGTGCGAGGCGTAATACTCATCGAACAGGGCTTGGGTCCGTGGTCTGAGCATGGGGAGAGTCTAAGCCCGATGGAAGTCCAGCCGCACCCACTCGCCCTGCTGGGCACCTGGTTCCGCCACCAGACCGAGCTTCACGTAGGCCGCCTCCACGTCCGCCTTCTGGTGCGCGAGCACGCCCGCCAGCAGCAGCTTGTCCTTCACCCGGGCGACGATGAGCGGCGCCAGCTCGATGAGCGTGTTGGCGAGGATGTTGGCCACCACCAGCTCGAAGACGCCGTCCACCGCGTCGAGGCTCTTGCCGGACAATTCC
Above is a window of Cystobacter fuscus DNA encoding:
- a CDS encoding DUF962 domain-containing protein, whose protein sequence is MLRPRTQALFDEYYASHQHPTNRLTHKIAIPIIVLHIVAMLDWVKLVPVPVLPGGVLTLAMVCWFTSLLWYLRADPKLGLLVSAFMLLCIPLGRLLPVWAVIALAVVGWGVQLAGHSVWEKKSPSFLTNLVHALVGPLFFVAVLTGDYKLPADARVPPPAGGRGSQART